A single region of the Pseudomonas granadensis genome encodes:
- a CDS encoding YgdI/YgdR family lipoprotein: MKFKTLGIPLAIAAALALGGCSTATVVTLQNGTQYLTKDMPKTKTDDGFYEFEDISGAKVKVRADEVATVREED, translated from the coding sequence ATGAAATTCAAGACACTGGGCATTCCTTTGGCCATCGCCGCAGCCCTGGCCCTGGGCGGTTGCTCGACCGCAACCGTCGTCACATTGCAGAACGGCACCCAGTATCTGACCAAGGACATGCCGAAGACCAAAACCGATGATGGCTTCTATGAGTTCGAAGACATCTCCGGGGCGAAAGTGAAGGTTCGTGCAGACGAAGTCGCCACCGTTCGCGAAGAAGACTGA
- a CDS encoding TSUP family transporter: MPFELSVDLTTLAILAAVAFLAGFIDAIAGGGGLLTTPALLTAGLPPHLVLGTNKLSSTFGSATASFTFYKRKLFHPRQWTHAIVGTLVGALTGAVVAHYLPAEWLNKMLPVIVFACGLYLLFGGTPKAPLDSNAPIKKKWQSTQGFSLGFYDGVAGPGTGAFWTVSSLLLYPIDLVKASGVARSMNFVSNIAALSVFIFSGQVDWIIGLCMGLSVMVGAFFGARTAISGGAKFIRPVFITVVLGLTVRLAWQHWFSVA, from the coding sequence ATGCCCTTCGAACTCAGCGTTGACCTCACCACCCTGGCCATTCTGGCCGCTGTTGCCTTCCTTGCCGGTTTCATCGATGCCATCGCTGGCGGCGGCGGTTTGCTGACCACGCCCGCCCTGCTCACCGCGGGTCTGCCGCCGCATCTGGTGCTGGGCACCAACAAACTGAGTTCGACCTTCGGTTCGGCGACCGCCAGTTTCACCTTCTATAAGCGCAAACTGTTCCATCCGCGCCAATGGACGCACGCGATCGTCGGCACGCTGGTCGGCGCGCTGACCGGTGCCGTCGTCGCGCATTACCTGCCCGCCGAGTGGCTGAACAAGATGCTGCCGGTGATCGTCTTTGCCTGCGGGCTGTATCTGTTGTTTGGGGGCACGCCGAAAGCGCCGCTGGACAGCAACGCGCCGATCAAGAAGAAATGGCAATCAACCCAAGGCTTCAGCCTCGGCTTCTATGATGGTGTCGCGGGCCCCGGCACTGGTGCGTTCTGGACCGTGAGCAGCCTGCTGCTGTACCCGATCGATCTGGTCAAGGCCAGCGGCGTGGCGCGCAGCATGAACTTCGTCAGCAACATTGCGGCGCTGTCGGTGTTCATCTTTTCCGGTCAGGTCGACTGGATCATCGGCCTGTGCATGGGCCTGTCGGTGATGGTCGGCGCGTTCTTTGGCGCGCGCACCGCGATCAGCGGCGGCGCCAAGTTCATTCGCCCGGTGTTCATTACCGTGGTGCTGGGCTTGACCGTACGTCTAGCCTGGCAGCACTGGTTCAGCGTGGCCTAA